In one Parageobacillus genomosp. 1 genomic region, the following are encoded:
- a CDS encoding SH3 domain-containing protein, whose product MKKMGKAFALSAGLLIASTGFSVIPWNTPIVEAASAIKISKTTYATTANLNMRTGAGTKYKTILTIPKGKMVTATEKLGNWYKVSYQYTSKGKRYTKTGWVSGSYLKKVSDAAHSDLIVKVSAPKTVYVTKANLNMRSGAGTKYKVILTIPKGKAVTLIEKKGNWCKVSYQYTSKGKQYTKIGWVSSSYLEEKTSKPTEESTSKITVITKTVYQTTANVNMRTGAGTKYKTILTIPKGKTVTATEKLGNWYKVSYQYTSKGKQYTKIGWVSGSYLKEYDQYIKMSGTYYFTKKNTNLYSAPNTKKKAVASLAGGNGLYSTRKVVNSIGQTWYEVSFNGQKRYVISSDVVKVSSKSFTATKYIANKETYLYSSFGSGYAKLEKIAKGTIISSSFSVGDWYKVSYKQKTGYVYIKDFARYTGNQPDNSSNAPVTEQKISGKTFAVRVNLNILKEPNTNSAILSSKPIPKGTIIVPTHKTSNGWYKITYKGITGYVSGSKDYVTEVITGAPLNGVRDGYQFIDLRTEAPVTAQQINRYIENYVNSTKKQSVLLGKGQAFINAGKKYGVNALYLAAHAIHESGFGTSRLALTKYNLFGYGAYDATPFVAAYRFPSVEASIEYIAQRLKATYLNPNSWLFKGSYLGFRTNTLAGARVDESSEGMNFYYASDPYWGQTIARHMANILSYDRNYYQSAPVNKNVPELPPIPQGSDVFPANIIAVANQNLLLYNQRGASGNAVTLAKGSSFVLLEKTNDYWVRLKYENQEYWTNSIQFDEYEKYIKVKNLGSVTATALNVRSTPEIRNDNVIGQLKLGEYVQLKLKSDGEVEMKNSWYKVVLENRQEGWVSSQYIICELK is encoded by the coding sequence ATGAAAAAAATGGGGAAAGCATTCGCATTATCGGCGGGCCTTTTGATCGCTTCAACAGGATTTTCCGTCATCCCGTGGAATACTCCGATCGTCGAAGCAGCGAGCGCCATCAAAATCAGCAAAACAACTTATGCAACGACCGCCAATTTGAACATGCGGACCGGAGCAGGAACGAAATACAAAACGATCCTCACGATCCCGAAAGGAAAAATGGTCACAGCGACAGAAAAACTAGGAAACTGGTATAAAGTGTCATACCAATATACGTCAAAAGGGAAACGGTACACGAAAACGGGCTGGGTGAGCGGCAGTTACTTAAAAAAAGTTTCAGACGCCGCCCATAGCGACCTAATTGTTAAAGTGTCTGCCCCAAAAACGGTATATGTCACAAAAGCGAATCTAAATATGCGCAGCGGAGCGGGAACGAAATATAAAGTGATCCTCACCATTCCGAAAGGAAAAGCGGTTACGCTCATCGAGAAAAAAGGTAATTGGTGCAAAGTGTCGTACCAATATACGTCAAAAGGGAAACAATACACGAAAATAGGCTGGGTGAGCAGCAGTTATTTAGAAGAAAAAACGTCTAAACCAACAGAAGAAAGCACCTCGAAAATAACGGTGATCACAAAAACGGTTTACCAAACGACGGCCAATGTAAATATGCGGACCGGGGCGGGAACAAAATACAAAACAATTCTCACAATCCCAAAAGGAAAAACGGTCACAGCGACAGAAAAACTAGGAAACTGGTATAAAGTGTCGTACCAATATACGTCAAAAGGGAAACAATACACGAAAATAGGCTGGGTAAGCGGCAGTTATTTAAAGGAATATGATCAGTATATCAAAATGAGCGGTACATACTATTTTACTAAGAAAAATACCAATCTCTACAGCGCGCCAAACACGAAAAAGAAAGCTGTTGCTAGTTTAGCCGGCGGCAACGGATTATATTCAACGAGAAAAGTAGTCAATAGCATCGGTCAAACTTGGTATGAAGTTTCTTTTAATGGACAAAAGCGGTATGTCATAAGCAGCGATGTCGTAAAAGTGTCGTCCAAAAGCTTTACAGCGACGAAATATATAGCGAATAAGGAAACATATTTGTATTCTTCCTTTGGGAGCGGATATGCAAAGTTAGAGAAAATCGCCAAAGGAACAATTATTTCATCTAGTTTTAGCGTTGGAGATTGGTATAAAGTTAGCTATAAACAAAAAACTGGATATGTTTATATCAAAGATTTTGCTCGTTACACAGGAAACCAACCGGATAATTCATCCAATGCTCCTGTCACAGAACAAAAGATTTCTGGCAAAACGTTTGCAGTAAGAGTGAATTTAAATATACTAAAAGAGCCTAATACGAATTCTGCTATTCTTTCGAGTAAGCCAATTCCAAAAGGAACGATTATTGTACCGACTCATAAAACATCGAACGGATGGTATAAAATAACATATAAAGGTATAACAGGATATGTATCTGGATCTAAAGATTATGTGACCGAAGTCATAACTGGAGCGCCTTTAAACGGAGTACGAGACGGCTACCAATTTATTGACTTGCGGACGGAAGCGCCGGTTACGGCTCAACAAATAAACCGGTATATCGAAAATTATGTCAATTCAACAAAAAAGCAAAGCGTTTTACTAGGAAAAGGACAGGCTTTTATCAATGCCGGTAAAAAATATGGAGTTAATGCGTTATATTTAGCCGCGCATGCGATTCATGAAAGTGGTTTCGGCACTTCGAGACTGGCGCTGACGAAATACAATTTATTTGGTTATGGCGCTTATGACGCGACTCCGTTTGTTGCCGCCTACCGTTTTCCGTCGGTGGAAGCGTCGATTGAATATATTGCACAAAGGCTGAAAGCAACATATTTAAATCCAAACAGCTGGTTGTTTAAAGGCTCTTATCTTGGCTTTCGCACTAATACGCTTGCCGGGGCGCGCGTCGATGAAAGCAGCGAAGGCATGAACTTTTATTATGCGAGCGACCCGTATTGGGGACAAACGATCGCCCGCCATATGGCCAATATATTGTCATATGATCGAAACTATTACCAGTCGGCTCCTGTCAATAAGAATGTGCCTGAATTGCCGCCGATTCCGCAAGGTTCGGACGTATTTCCGGCAAACATTATAGCGGTGGCGAACCAAAATCTTTTACTCTACAATCAAAGGGGAGCAAGCGGGAACGCTGTCACGCTCGCAAAGGGGAGCTCATTTGTATTGCTTGAGAAGACGAATGACTATTGGGTCCGTTTAAAATACGAAAACCAAGAATATTGGACAAATTCGATCCAGTTTGACGAATACGAAAAATATATCAAGGTGAAAAATTTAGGAAGCGTCACAGCGACAGCATTGAACGTAAGGTCAACGCCGGAAATTCGAAACGATAATGTCATTGGTCAATTGAAACTGGGCGAATACGTCCAACTGAAGCTCAAAAGTGATGGAGAGGTAGAAATGAAAAACTCTTGGTACAAAGTGGTACTTGAAAACAGGCAAGAAGGATGGGTGAGCTCTCAATATATTATTTGTGAATTGAAGTAA
- a CDS encoding glycosyltransferase family 4 protein, with the protein MEQRIWSAFLVPFFTVLLVTPIVMKIAVKIGAVDRPNQRKVHRKVMPRLGGAAIFLGVVAGYYASGLYKENLTAIIIGACIIVVLGALDDKFEISPRIKFLGQLLAAIVVVSSGLTIEFINIPYISKFELGFWSIPVTIIWIIGITNAINLIDGLDGLAAGISSISIATIAVMAAFYDKMLILTLALVLLGSTIAFLFYNFHPAKIFMGDTGSLFLGYSISILSLLGLYKSVTLFSFVVPIIILGVPIFDTTFAIIRRIVNKKPISAPDKSHLHHRILALGFSHRTTVLLIYGLGVIFSISAIMFSAATLWGSMFIIVGLLLITHLIAEVIGLVNDKYKPFLKIYKKVFGRQ; encoded by the coding sequence ATGGAACAGCGGATATGGAGCGCTTTCCTCGTGCCTTTTTTTACGGTACTACTTGTTACACCAATTGTCATGAAAATCGCTGTAAAAATCGGCGCTGTGGACAGGCCAAATCAACGTAAAGTGCATAGAAAAGTTATGCCTCGTTTAGGAGGAGCCGCAATTTTCCTAGGCGTTGTAGCAGGATATTATGCATCGGGATTATATAAGGAAAATCTTACAGCGATTATCATTGGCGCATGTATTATCGTCGTATTGGGAGCCTTAGATGACAAGTTTGAAATTAGTCCAAGAATTAAATTTCTTGGCCAGCTTTTGGCAGCTATCGTAGTTGTGAGCTCTGGGCTAACCATTGAATTTATTAATATCCCTTATATAAGTAAATTCGAATTGGGATTTTGGTCCATACCAGTTACGATTATATGGATTATTGGGATTACGAATGCCATTAATCTGATCGATGGATTAGATGGGCTAGCTGCCGGAATCTCATCGATTAGTATTGCGACAATTGCGGTTATGGCGGCGTTCTACGACAAAATGTTAATTTTAACATTAGCGCTTGTTTTATTAGGTTCTACCATTGCTTTTCTTTTTTACAATTTCCATCCAGCAAAAATTTTTATGGGAGATACAGGATCCTTATTTTTAGGGTACTCCATTTCCATTTTATCCCTATTAGGTCTGTACAAAAGCGTCACTTTATTCAGCTTTGTGGTGCCGATTATTATTTTAGGCGTTCCTATTTTTGATACGACATTCGCGATCATTCGAAGAATTGTAAACAAAAAACCGATTTCTGCACCCGATAAATCCCACTTGCACCATCGCATTTTGGCGTTAGGCTTCTCGCATCGGACAACCGTACTTCTCATTTACGGTTTAGGAGTCATATTCAGCATTAGTGCCATTATGTTCTCTGCCGCGACGCTATGGGGTTCGATGTTTATTATAGTTGGATTGCTGTTAATTACTCACTTGATTGCTGAAGTGATTGGATTGGTAAATGATAAATATAAACCGTTTTTGAAAATTTATAAAAAAGTGTTCGGACGACAATAA